A single window of Asticcacaulis sp. MM231 DNA harbors:
- a CDS encoding glycoside hydrolase family 97 protein, with product MTLLKTTGLCASLFALMAAGVVHAETWKAVSPDGQIAVIVDKANGDLPKYSVSYKGQTFIAPSELGLRLDVPGFGAKGFDAPVVTTRAVNETYSIVVGKASSAPDHYNQMNLTFHETGGTHSIGLIFRVYDNGVALRYVLPQQPDLASFGVYGEKTEFAFASDFNCWGLNLGKFHNAHEGEFDAVKASLIRDHSLFDSPLVCKTGEGEATFALAESDIEHYPATYYSRTGDNKLGVAVHLPPRLDFDSIKPYVAKIAMTGDDFRTPWRVIMVGDSPRKLVESHLIATLGAPSKIKDTSWIKPGKSAWDWWNGFRAPVANPGINTDTYKAYVDFAHEMGLDYILIDEGWYTGSSTRPKPGSDVTKPIAAVDMPAIIKYAKARNVRVMIWLQWEQLDWQMDEALAAYETWGIAGIKVDFMDRSDQDMVDYFHKILSKAADHHLLVDLHGAYAPSGLLRTYPNYITQEGVLGAEYNKWTTRITATHNVTLPFTRMILGPIDYTPGGFGNRTPQTFEIHESHPLTQTTRGQAIAMYVVYDSPLVMVSDAPQAYKKADGKWEDGVDFIQAVPTSWDETRVLQGDIGQYIVTARRKGDVWYIGAMTNEAGRELSIPLSFLGEGAYTAATWQDGATPTTLVAGTQKVRASDTITLKLAGAGGGSAIIRPVQAFGKSLKKRK from the coding sequence ATGACCCTTTTGAAAACGACCGGGCTTTGTGCCTCCCTGTTTGCGTTAATGGCGGCTGGTGTTGTCCACGCGGAGACGTGGAAAGCCGTATCGCCGGACGGCCAGATTGCCGTGATCGTTGACAAGGCCAATGGCGACCTGCCGAAATACAGCGTCAGCTACAAGGGCCAGACCTTTATCGCACCGTCCGAACTGGGCCTGCGCCTCGATGTGCCGGGATTTGGGGCCAAGGGCTTCGATGCCCCTGTCGTGACGACACGTGCTGTCAACGAGACCTATTCCATCGTGGTGGGCAAGGCGTCCAGCGCGCCGGATCACTATAACCAGATGAACCTGACCTTTCATGAAACCGGCGGCACGCACAGCATCGGTTTGATTTTTCGCGTTTATGACAATGGCGTGGCCCTGCGCTACGTCCTGCCGCAACAGCCCGATCTGGCATCGTTTGGTGTCTATGGTGAGAAGACTGAATTTGCCTTCGCGAGCGATTTCAATTGCTGGGGCCTCAACCTCGGCAAGTTCCACAATGCCCACGAGGGTGAATTTGATGCCGTCAAGGCGTCGCTGATCCGCGACCATAGCCTGTTCGATTCACCGCTGGTTTGTAAAACCGGTGAGGGCGAGGCCACCTTTGCGCTGGCCGAATCCGATATCGAGCACTATCCGGCCACCTATTATTCGCGCACCGGCGACAATAAGCTGGGCGTCGCGGTCCATCTGCCGCCGCGTCTCGATTTTGATTCTATCAAGCCTTACGTGGCGAAGATCGCCATGACGGGTGATGATTTCCGCACGCCGTGGCGCGTCATCATGGTGGGGGATAGTCCGCGCAAGCTGGTCGAATCTCATTTGATCGCCACGCTCGGCGCGCCGTCCAAGATCAAAGACACATCATGGATCAAGCCGGGCAAGAGCGCCTGGGACTGGTGGAACGGTTTTCGTGCGCCTGTGGCTAATCCGGGCATCAATACCGACACCTACAAGGCCTATGTCGACTTTGCCCACGAGATGGGGCTTGATTACATCCTGATTGACGAGGGCTGGTATACCGGCTCATCCACGCGCCCCAAGCCGGGTTCGGACGTGACCAAACCGATCGCCGCCGTCGATATGCCGGCGATCATCAAATACGCCAAGGCGCGCAATGTCCGCGTCATGATCTGGCTGCAATGGGAGCAGCTAGACTGGCAGATGGATGAAGCGCTGGCGGCTTACGAAACATGGGGCATCGCCGGTATCAAGGTCGATTTCATGGATCGATCTGATCAGGACATGGTCGACTATTTCCACAAGATCCTGTCAAAAGCGGCCGATCACCACCTGCTCGTTGATTTGCACGGTGCCTATGCGCCGTCTGGTCTGCTACGCACCTACCCGAACTACATCACGCAAGAAGGTGTGCTGGGCGCGGAATACAACAAGTGGACGACGCGGATCACCGCCACGCATAATGTCACCTTGCCGTTTACGCGCATGATTCTGGGGCCGATCGACTATACGCCGGGCGGATTTGGCAACCGCACCCCGCAGACCTTCGAGATACACGAAAGCCATCCGCTAACCCAGACAACGCGCGGTCAGGCCATCGCCATGTATGTCGTCTACGATAGCCCGCTTGTCATGGTTTCCGATGCGCCACAGGCCTATAAGAAGGCCGACGGCAAATGGGAAGACGGCGTGGATTTTATCCAGGCCGTGCCAACGAGCTGGGACGAGACGCGCGTGCTGCAAGGCGATATCGGGCAATATATCGTAACGGCGCGCCGCAAGGGTGATGTCTGGTATATCGGCGCTATGACCAATGAAGCGGGCCGCGAGCTCTCCATACCACTCAGTTTCCTTGGAGAAGGTGCCTACACGGCGGCCACCTGGCAGGATGGCGCGACGCCAACGACACTTGTTGCCGGGACGCAAAAGGTGAGGGCCAGCGACACCATTACGCTCAAATTGGCCGGCGCCGGCGGTGGGAGCGCTATCATTCGCCCTGTGCAAGCCTTTGGCAAGTCGTTGAAAAAGCGTAAATAA
- a CDS encoding DUF5695 domain-containing protein, whose protein sequence is MTLRPSSVRRRSSLLVLATVLLTGTMGGSFALTATAQAAATTLWNSPDADIQVFETPDFMLSLQQTSQTLVSLAPKAAKDGFDFAPSGRFTQRLGDGAYRIGDLDLRLRSVGAADWQDYSTAFKRSKVKPLKVKGALAAADITPSLGAGMPLKVTRTWSVIEGKLVLRYTLSNPGKTAIEIGGLGLPMVFDNIITGRHLDDAHETASFYDPYVGKDAGYLQVNRLNGAGPSLLVLPEKNTPFELYKPILNERNADKSLKIYNDPEQRNMTFEGFYDWMVASKGFADTDWKGIQQWNAPSSLVLKAGESRTIGVRFVLSPSIREIETTLIQNGRPVAVGLPGYVVPTDMNAELFVHSAQAVKSVSIYPEGALEVGVSQKVKGGWVKYAVNGKTEGRARMTLTYADGSVQTVHYLVTKPEQQVVADMGHFLTTKQWYENPSDPFKRSPSIMGYDRDKNEIITQDNRVWISGLSDEGGAGSWLATIMKQLDNPSPAEVAKFEQFADTTLWGQIQTPDGADKYGVRKSVMFYDPKTMPEGTYDPKLKWDVWSAWDREGAADLGRSYNYPHVAAAWWTLYRLGRYHDGLTKAETWQTYLTRAAETTKAMMTKAPYYTQFGQMEGDVFVYILEDLKREGMTAEATEIEAMMKGRADIWKTLKYPFGSEMPWDSTGQAEVYMWSRYFGDDKAADTTREVILAYDPTIPHWGYNGSARRFWDFLYAGKQSRIERQLHHYGSSLNAVPLFDAYRANPKDYQLLRAAYGGLMGSLTNIDSEGFGSAAFHSFPDAMHWDGMNGDYGMSFFGHAVAASSYLVDHPTFGWAGFGGNVTEANGVVTLMPKDSARTRVFIAPAGLWLTLDSGKFTAVAYDPATGKVTATLAPSDAYTPNAYLNVKTTTAEGKAYTLNAPLELGAYIVKLGAQDTTLELTPKAN, encoded by the coding sequence ATGACCCTTCGTCCGTCTTCCGTCCGCCGTCGTTCGAGCCTGCTGGTGCTGGCCACGGTCCTGCTGACAGGTACGATGGGCGGATCGTTTGCACTGACGGCCACGGCTCAGGCCGCCGCCACCACGCTATGGAATAGCCCCGACGCCGACATTCAGGTCTTCGAGACACCGGATTTCATGCTGTCTCTGCAACAGACCTCGCAAACCCTTGTGTCGCTCGCCCCCAAGGCGGCGAAGGACGGCTTCGATTTCGCGCCATCGGGTCGGTTCACGCAGCGCCTCGGCGACGGCGCCTATCGTATCGGTGATCTCGACCTGCGCCTGCGCAGCGTAGGCGCGGCCGACTGGCAGGACTATTCAACGGCCTTCAAGCGCTCAAAAGTGAAGCCGCTGAAGGTAAAAGGCGCGCTTGCGGCCGCCGATATCACGCCCTCGCTTGGTGCCGGCATGCCGCTGAAGGTAACGCGCACCTGGTCGGTGATCGAGGGCAAGCTGGTTTTGCGCTATACGCTCAGCAATCCCGGCAAAACGGCGATCGAGATCGGTGGTCTTGGCCTGCCGATGGTGTTCGACAACATCATCACCGGCCGTCACCTTGATGACGCCCATGAAACCGCCTCCTTCTATGATCCCTATGTCGGCAAGGACGCCGGCTATCTGCAGGTCAATCGCCTGAATGGCGCCGGTCCGTCTTTGCTGGTTCTACCGGAAAAGAACACGCCGTTTGAGCTGTACAAGCCGATCCTCAACGAGCGCAATGCCGACAAATCACTGAAGATCTATAACGATCCCGAACAGCGTAACATGACCTTTGAAGGCTTTTACGACTGGATGGTCGCCTCGAAGGGCTTTGCCGATACGGACTGGAAGGGCATCCAGCAGTGGAACGCGCCGTCCTCTTTGGTGCTGAAAGCGGGCGAGAGCCGCACCATCGGCGTGCGCTTCGTGCTGTCGCCGTCGATCCGCGAGATCGAAACCACCCTGATCCAGAATGGCCGTCCGGTCGCCGTCGGCCTGCCAGGTTATGTGGTGCCAACCGACATGAACGCCGAGCTGTTCGTGCATTCGGCGCAGGCCGTAAAGTCGGTCAGCATCTACCCCGAGGGCGCGCTTGAGGTGGGGGTATCGCAGAAGGTCAAGGGCGGCTGGGTCAAGTACGCGGTTAACGGTAAAACTGAGGGGCGCGCGCGCATGACCCTCACCTATGCCGATGGTTCGGTGCAGACCGTGCACTATCTCGTCACCAAACCTGAACAGCAGGTGGTGGCCGATATGGGCCACTTCCTGACCACCAAGCAGTGGTACGAAAACCCGTCCGACCCCTTCAAGCGCAGTCCGTCAATTATGGGTTATGACCGTGATAAGAACGAGATCATTACCCAGGACAACCGTGTGTGGATTTCGGGCCTGAGCGACGAAGGTGGGGCCGGTTCATGGCTGGCCACCATCATGAAGCAACTCGACAATCCTTCACCGGCAGAGGTTGCCAAGTTCGAGCAATTCGCCGACACCACCCTGTGGGGGCAGATCCAGACGCCGGATGGTGCCGATAAGTACGGTGTGCGCAAGTCGGTCATGTTTTATGATCCGAAGACCATGCCCGAAGGCACCTATGATCCCAAGCTGAAATGGGATGTCTGGTCGGCATGGGACCGCGAAGGCGCTGCCGATCTCGGGCGCTCCTACAACTATCCGCACGTCGCTGCCGCCTGGTGGACGCTGTATCGCCTCGGCCGCTATCACGATGGCCTGACTAAGGCCGAAACCTGGCAGACCTATCTGACGCGCGCCGCCGAAACCACCAAGGCGATGATGACTAAGGCGCCTTACTATACGCAGTTTGGCCAGATGGAAGGGGATGTCTTCGTCTATATCCTCGAAGATCTGAAGCGCGAAGGCATGACCGCCGAAGCGACCGAGATCGAGGCGATGATGAAGGGGCGCGCCGACATCTGGAAGACATTGAAATACCCGTTCGGTTCGGAAATGCCATGGGATTCGACCGGCCAGGCCGAGGTCTATATGTGGTCGCGTTATTTCGGCGACGACAAGGCCGCCGATACCACGCGCGAAGTGATCCTGGCCTACGATCCCACCATCCCGCATTGGGGATATAATGGTTCGGCGCGTCGCTTCTGGGATTTCCTCTATGCCGGCAAGCAGTCGCGCATCGAGCGCCAGCTTCATCATTACGGCTCGTCGCTCAATGCGGTGCCTTTGTTTGACGCCTACCGCGCCAACCCGAAGGATTACCAGCTTCTGCGTGCTGCCTACGGCGGTTTAATGGGCTCACTGACCAACATCGATTCTGAAGGCTTCGGTTCGGCCGCCTTCCATTCCTTCCCCGACGCTATGCACTGGGACGGCATGAACGGTGATTATGGCATGAGCTTCTTTGGCCATGCGGTCGCGGCCTCGTCCTATCTGGTCGATCACCCGACCTTTGGCTGGGCCGGCTTCGGCGGCAATGTCACTGAGGCAAACGGCGTGGTGACACTTATGCCAAAGGACAGCGCCCGCACCCGCGTCTTTATCGCGCCCGCCGGTTTGTGGCTGACGCTCGATTCGGGCAAGTTTACCGCGGTCGCCTACGATCCGGCCACAGGCAAGGTCACCGCGACGCTGGCGCCTTCCGATGCCTATACGCCCAACGCCTATCTTAACGTCAAGACGACGACGGCGGAGGGCAAGGCCTACACACTTAACGCTCCGCTAGAGCTTGGCGCCTATATCGTCAAACTGGGTGCACAGGATACGACCCTTGAGTTGACACCGAAAGCCAACTAA